The following are encoded together in the Humulus lupulus chromosome 5, drHumLupu1.1, whole genome shotgun sequence genome:
- the LOC133777653 gene encoding uncharacterized protein LOC133777653: MAPPPPPPPILTREKEVSTGTSLTTPPEVRVPMNSRALEKIPGVFRGTVYETASYTVDHYYNASTRDLQEIETRSPKNVMESSLGMTLTGALALHQSISRSRARLEEMRSEHQNALAALATAKKQEHDAKDALATARDELDASRPKLLEAESTKVALDAARVELEEAKVALAAEKATSTTFMENMLYHCWAFNPDGDFSFLGTEAWESFLGKFKARLQQEAPSETGETPVTTKQDDEVVSSTERPGGA; the protein is encoded by the exons atggctccacctccacctccacctccCATCCTTACTCGGGAAAAGGAGGTATCCACTGGGACCTCGCTAACTACGCCCCCCGAGGTGCGTGTCCCGATGAATTCCCGGGCCTTGGAGAAGATCCCTggtgtctttcgggggacggtctacgagacggcgagctacactGTGGACCACTATTATAATGCCTCCACGAGGGATCTACaggagatcgagacaaggagcccgaaGAACGTGATGGAGTCCTCGCTGGGGATGACTCTCACG ggtgcTTTGGCTCTTCACcagagcatatcccgatctagggccaggctcgaggagatgaggagcgagcatcAGAATGCCCTGGCCGCCCTTGCGACTGCCAAGAAACAGGAACATGACGCCAAAGATGCCCTGGCAACCGCGCGGGATGAGCtggacgcatctcgacctaagctgCTGGAGGCCGAGTCCACCAAGGTCGCCCTCGATGCTGCAAGGGTggaacttgaagaagctaaggttGCCCTTGCAGCGGAGAAGGCGACCTCCACCACCTTCATGGAGaacatgttgtaccattgttgggccttcaacccagatggtgacttttccttcttggggacggaagcgtgggagtccttcctcgggaagttcaaagctcgcctccaacaagaggcgccctccgagactggGGAAACTCCAGTCACGACCAAGCAGGACGACGAGGTGGTGTCTTCAACAGAGCGACCTGGCGGGGCCTAG